In the Hordeum vulgare subsp. vulgare chromosome 7H, MorexV3_pseudomolecules_assembly, whole genome shotgun sequence genome, one interval contains:
- the LOC123411730 gene encoding putative laccase-9 gives MGVAKIPVVLWLLGAVIALGVSVSAKTRHHDFFIKESNYTRLCKEKTVLTVNGQFPGPTIYAHKGDLLIVNVYNQGDKNITIHWHGVDQPRNPWSDGPEYITQCPIRPGGNFTYRVILSEEEGTLWWHAHSDFDRTTIHGAIVIHPKLGTTFPFKKPHKEIPIILGEWWNADVNHLLEEAGRTGGEINVSDANTINGQPGDLFPCSKDGTYKIPVQNGRTYLLRIINAGLSNDLFFGVAGHNLTVVGTDGHYTKPFSVKHIMIAPGQTVDALLEANRADRGRYYMAARTFASNPNIEVNNSTATAVVEYMDDTPSRAGSPEFPADLPGVNDIDSATAYTAQLRSLGSKDHPVDLPREVDERMLVTIAVNVLPCAANETCGGPAGNRLAASLNNVSFANPAVDILGAYYRSIRGVFETDFPSKPPFFFNFTDVDNDPMERWATKRGTKVKVVEYGAVIEVVFQDTSILGAENHPMHLHGYTFYVVGRGFGNFDEHKDPDSYNLVDPPHQNTVSVPKAGWAAIRFRATNPGVWFMHCHFDRHVVWGMNTVFIVKDGKASGAKMMPPPPNMPTC, from the exons ATGGGTGTAGCTAAGATACCGGTGGTGCTTTGGTTACTTGGGGCCGTTATAGCGCTGGGAGTTTCCGTTAGCGCAAAGACTCGTCACCACGATTTCTTT ATTAAGGAGAGCAACTACACAAGGCTTTGCAAGGAGAAGACCGTCCTCACCGTCAACGGCCAGTTCCCCGGCCCAACCATCTACGCGCACAAGGGTGATCTCCTCATCGTAAACGTCTACAACCAAGGCGATAAAAACATCACCATCCACTG GCATGGTGTGGACCAGCCACGCAACCCGTGGTCCGACGGGCCGGAGTACATTACCCAGTGTCCCATCCGCCCCGGCGGCAACTTCACCTACCGGGTCATCTTGTCCGAGGAAGAGGGCACCCTCTGGTGGCACGCGCACAGCGACTTCGACCGCACCACAATCCACGGCGCCATTGTCATCCATCCCAAGCTCGGAACCACCTTCCCCTTCAAGAAGCCACACAAGGAGATACCCATCATCCTCG gtgAGTGGTGGAATGCCGACGTGAACCACCTACTCGAGGAGGCGGGGCGGACCGGCGGCGAGATCAACGTCTCGGACGCGAACACCATCAACGGGCAGCCGGGGGACCTGTTCCCATGCTCCAAGGACGGCACCTACAAGATACCGGTGCAGAACGGCAGGACGTACCTGCTCCGGATCATCAACGCGGGGCTCTCCAACGACCTCTTCTTCGGCGTCGCCGGGCACAACCTCACCGTGGTCGGGACCGACGGCCACTACACCAAGCCGTTCAGCGTCAAGCACATCATGATTGCGCCGGGGCAGACCGTGGACGCACTCCTCGAAGCCAACCGCGCGGATCGTGGCCGGTACTACATGGCCGCGAGGACCTTCGCGTCCAACCCCAACATCGAGGTCAACAACAGCACGGCCACCGCCGTCGTGGAATACATGGACGACACGCCATCGCGTGCGGGCTCGCCGGAGTTCCCTGCTGACCTTCCGGGCGTCAACGACATCGACTCGGCGACGGCGTACACGGCGCAGCTCCGGTCCCTGGGCAGCAAGGACCACCCGGTGGACCTGCCGAGGGAGGTCGACGAGCGCATGCTCGTCACCATCGCCGTCAACGTGCTCCCCTGCGCCGCCAACGAGACGTGCGGGGGCCCCGCCGGCAACCGGCTCGCGGCGAGCCTGAACAACGTGAGCTTCGCGAACCCGGCCGTCGACATCCTCGGCGCCTACTACCGCTCCATCCGCGGCGTGTTCGAGACGGACTTCCCCAGCAAGCCGCCATTCTTCTTCAACTTCACGGACGTGGACAACGACCCCATGGAGCGATGGGCCACCAAGCGCGGCACcaaggtgaaggtggtggagtacgGCGCCGTCATTGAGGTGGTGTTCCAGGACACCTCCATCCTTGGCGCCGAGAACCACCCCATGCACCTGCACGGCTACACTTTCTACGTCGTGGGGAGAGGCTTCGGTAATTTTGACGAGCACAAGGACCCGGACAGCTATAACTTGGTCGACCCACCGCACCAGAACACCGTCTCCGTGCCCAAAGCTGGCTGGGCCGCAATCCGATTCCGCGCAACAAATCCTG GTGTGTGGTTCATGCATTGCCATTTTGATCGCCATGTGGTGTGGGGAATGAACACCGTCTTCATCGTGAAGGATGGCAAGGCTTCTGGAGCTAAAATGATGCCTCCGCCTCCCAACATGCCTACCTGCTAA